A segment of the Paraburkholderia fungorum genome:
CCTCGCGTTCCTGCAATACGCGCAGCAGCCGGCTCTGCAGCGCAGGCGGCATTTCGCCGATTTCATCGAGAAAAATCGTGCCGGTGTGGGCGATTTCGAACAGGCCCGGCTTGCCGCCCCGGCGCGCGCCGGTGAACGCGCCCTCCTCGTGGCCGAACAGTTCGCTTTCGATCAGGCCCTCCGGCAACGCCGCGCAGTTGAACGCGACGAACGGATTGCCGCGCCGCCGGCTCGCGTTATGGATGCCCTGCGCGACCAGCTCCTTGCCGGTGCCGCTTTCGCCGGAGAGCAGCACGGTGGCATCGTGCGCCGCGCCCGCGCGCGCGAGGCGGCGCACCCGTTCGAGCGCCGCCGACGCGCCGATCAGATCGTCCAGCCGATGCCGCGCGACCAGATGCTTCGGCCGCTGGCTGGTGCGCAGCGTGCGGTCGATCCGTTGCGCGACCAGCGCGTCCTGCGCCGTCACCACCGAGCCGGAGCGGATACCCTGCTCGACGATCGGCATGCAGTTGACGATCAGCGAGCGCGCGCCGATCTGCTCGATGCGCTCCTCGATCGGCTGATCGCGGGCCAGTGTTTCGCGCAGCAGCGGTGCGACGGCGCGGGCCACCTGCGCGGGCATGTCCGGTTCGCGATCCGCGTTCGTCGTCGATGGATTCAAACCCAGCAATTCGAGCATCGCCGGGTTGACGGCTTCGAGTTGCCCCGCCTCGTCGAACGCGGCGACGCCATCGCGCAGATGCGCGACGATCGTGTTCAGCCGCACCCGCTTCGACTCTTTCTGACGACTCACACGCGCCAGTTCGACCGAGCGCTCGAACGCCTCCTCGACCGCGCCGAGCGAGTACAGAAATACGCTCTCCAGCCCCGCCTGCTGCGCGACATCGCAAGCCATGCCCGGGCCGATGATGACGCTGCAACCGTCGGCGGCGAGCTGGTCGACCGCTACTCGCACTTCGTCGATGGAGCGGTAAGCGTGCTGTTTCAGCCCGATGTTCAGCCACGGCGTCAGATCGGCGAGTTCGTGTGAAATCGTTTCGTGCAGCACCAGGCCGACCCGCGCGCCGGGCCACGTGGTGGTGGCGCGCGTGATCGCGCTCAGCACGTCGAAGCCGTTCACCTTGACCATCACGACCGGCACGCTCAGGTGTTCGCGCAGATACGCACCGTTCGATCCGGCGGCGAGCACGACGTCGACCGCGCCGGCATCCACGTAGGTCTGCAACGCGGCGACGGCCGCGCCGTAACCCTCGCGCACTGAAAAGAACCGGGCGCGGCCGGCGTAGCGCGGCGCGACCGTCTCGCAAAGCGACTGCAGGCGGCTGATACTCACGAGAGCGACGCCCGGCCGGCCGGGATCGAGATTCGCAACAGACGACGTGAAAGTGGACAACGCGGCGCTCCGGCTGAATTTGAAACGTTCCATGAAACGTTTCATGGAACAGCAGGCTTATTTTGCCACGAACGCATTGGGCCACCCTTCACGCGCCAAGCTACTGATTTGCCGGATAAAGCATCGAACTGCCGCCCAATGGCACGCTTCCTGCAAAATATCTGCCACTGTCTGGCAATCACTCTTCTGGAGACACTCACATGACCACCACTGCCGCCCGCCGCGCCGCGTTCCGCGCCAAAGTCAACGAACGCCAGGGCCTGCTCGTGCCCGGCGCGTTCAATGCAATGAGCGCGCGCGTGATCGAGGACGCCGGTTTCGAAGCGCTTTACATCACCGGCGCGGGCGTCACCAATATGTCGCTCGGCCTGCCAGATCTGGGCTTCATCGGACTCGCGGAGGTCGCCGAACACACGGCGCGGATTCGCGATGCGGTCGCGCTGCCGCTGATCGTCGACGCCGACACGGGCTTCGGCAACGCGCTGAACGTGCGGCAGACCGTGCGCGTGCTGGAGCGCAGCGGCGCGGACGTGATCCAGTTCGAAGACCAGGTCATGCCGAAAAAATGCGGCCACTTTTCGGGCAAGGAAGTGGTCAGCGCGAGCGAGATGGTCGGCAAGATCCGCGCGGCCGTCGATGCCCGCGAAGACGGCAATCTGCAGATCATGGCGCGCACCGATTCGGCGGCCGTGCACGGCATCGAAGACGCGATCGAGCGCGGTCACCGGTTTATCGAGGCAGGCGCGGACATTCTGTTTATCGAAGCCACCGAATCGCTGGCCGACATCGAACGTCTGCCGTCGCTGTTCGACAAGCCGCAGTTGATCAACATCGTGATCGGCGGCAAGACGCCGGTGCAATCGCGCGAGGCGCTCGCGAAACTCGGTTACGGGATCGTGTTGTACGCAAACGCGGCGCTGCAGGGCGCGGTACTCGGAATGCAGCGCGCGCTCGGTTCGCTCAAAGGCAACGGACGGCTCGACGAAGACGCGACGCTGGTCGCGCCGTTCAGCGAACGTCAGCGACTGGTGAACAAGCCGCTGTATGACAAGCTGGATCGCG
Coding sequences within it:
- the prpR gene encoding propionate catabolism operon regulatory protein PrpR, translating into MERFKFSRSAALSTFTSSVANLDPGRPGVALVSISRLQSLCETVAPRYAGRARFFSVREGYGAAVAALQTYVDAGAVDVVLAAGSNGAYLREHLSVPVVMVKVNGFDVLSAITRATTTWPGARVGLVLHETISHELADLTPWLNIGLKQHAYRSIDEVRVAVDQLAADGCSVIIGPGMACDVAQQAGLESVFLYSLGAVEEAFERSVELARVSRQKESKRVRLNTIVAHLRDGVAAFDEAGQLEAVNPAMLELLGLNPSTTNADREPDMPAQVARAVAPLLRETLARDQPIEERIEQIGARSLIVNCMPIVEQGIRSGSVVTAQDALVAQRIDRTLRTSQRPKHLVARHRLDDLIGASAALERVRRLARAGAAHDATVLLSGESGTGKELVAQGIHNASRRRGNPFVAFNCAALPEGLIESELFGHEEGAFTGARRGGKPGLFEIAHTGTIFLDEIGEMPPALQSRLLRVLQEREVMKLGSGRATPVDVRVIAATHRDLHALVGQGAFRADLYFRLNLLQIELPPLRERRDDIEPLARHLLSRNTLQYGLADAAPGQVLRFLAPLFEHYAWPGNVRELENLLARAAIYLDGSDGSDIAAGSTPQDWQAVFPEFGRMTQVLHRSKPVANGLHSIARGETGRPATPTRDEALHALELAGGNRAAASRALGIGRTTLWRLLKD
- a CDS encoding isocitrate lyase/PEP mutase family protein — encoded protein: MTTTAARRAAFRAKVNERQGLLVPGAFNAMSARVIEDAGFEALYITGAGVTNMSLGLPDLGFIGLAEVAEHTARIRDAVALPLIVDADTGFGNALNVRQTVRVLERSGADVIQFEDQVMPKKCGHFSGKEVVSASEMVGKIRAAVDAREDGNLQIMARTDSAAVHGIEDAIERGHRFIEAGADILFIEATESLADIERLPSLFDKPQLINIVIGGKTPVQSREALAKLGYGIVLYANAALQGAVLGMQRALGSLKGNGRLDEDATLVAPFSERQRLVNKPLYDKLDREYAAKD